Proteins encoded together in one Bacteroides zoogleoformans window:
- a CDS encoding UDP-glucuronic acid decarboxylase family protein, with protein sequence MKKILVSGGAGFIGSHLCTRLINDGHQVQCLDNLFTGSKKNIAHLMGNPRFEFVLHDVENPYETEVDEIYNLACPASPIHYQYDAIKTIKTSVMGAINMLGLAKRTKAKILQASTSEVYGDPVIHPQVESYWGNVNPIGIRSCYDEGKRCAETLFMDYHRQNGIRIKIIRIFNTYGPRMLSNDGRVVSNFVVQALQNHDITIYGSGNQTRSFQYIDDLIEGMVRMMNTEDDFIGPVNLGNPNEFSILELAEKIIKLSGSKSKLIFEPLPHDDPKQRQPDITLAKEKLNWKPTIELDEGLQYMVEYFKEIIPGKQYLYNGQTM encoded by the coding sequence ATGAAGAAGATTCTTGTTAGCGGGGGTGCCGGATTTATAGGCTCTCACCTTTGTACGCGTCTGATAAATGACGGGCATCAGGTGCAATGTCTGGATAATCTTTTCACCGGTTCAAAAAAGAATATTGCCCACTTAATGGGAAATCCTCGCTTTGAATTTGTGTTGCATGATGTGGAAAATCCATATGAAACAGAGGTGGACGAAATCTATAATCTGGCTTGTCCTGCTTCTCCTATCCATTATCAATATGATGCGATCAAGACGATTAAGACCTCGGTGATGGGAGCCATAAACATGTTGGGGTTGGCCAAAAGAACCAAAGCAAAGATTTTGCAGGCATCTACCAGCGAAGTATATGGTGACCCGGTAATCCATCCCCAAGTGGAAAGCTATTGGGGGAATGTAAATCCCATAGGTATCCGTTCTTGTTATGATGAAGGCAAGCGATGTGCCGAAACCTTGTTTATGGATTATCATCGGCAAAATGGAATACGAATTAAGATTATACGCATCTTCAATACGTATGGGCCGAGGATGCTTTCGAATGATGGACGGGTAGTGTCTAATTTTGTGGTTCAAGCCTTGCAAAATCATGATATTACTATATATGGATCAGGCAACCAGACCCGTAGCTTTCAGTATATAGACGATTTGATAGAGGGGATGGTGCGTATGATGAATACGGAGGATGATTTCATTGGTCCGGTGAACTTAGGAAATCCCAATGAATTCTCTATTCTGGAATTGGCGGAAAAAATCATTAAACTGTCCGGCTCTAAATCAAAGTTGATATTTGAACCTTTACCGCATGATGACCCTAAACAGCGTCAGCCGGATATCACCTTGGCTAAAGAAAAGTTAAACTGGAAGCCTACCATCGAATTGGATGAAGGATTGCAGTATATGGTAGAATATTTTAAAGAAATCATACCTGGTAAACAGTATTTGTATAACGGGCAAACTATGTAG
- a CDS encoding hybrid sensor histidine kinase/response regulator: MNMEINPSEYKILIVDDVMSNVLLLRVLLTNEKFTIATANNGRQALEQVKKENPDLILLDVMMPDLSGFEVAQQLKANPDTAEIPIIFLTALNGTADIVKGFQVGGSDFISKPFNKEELIIRVTHQISLVAAKRLILSKTEELQRTIAGRDKLYSVIAHDLRSPMGSIKMVLNMLILNLPAEKIGDEMYELLIMANQTTEDVFSLLDNLLKWTKSQIGKLNVVYQDVNLVEVTDSVIDIFNMVAKLKKITIKETKPDKIMVNADIDMLKTVVRNLLSNAIKFSKENSEVLVKVKEEGDMAVISVQDYGCGISEEGQKKLLHTDTHFSTFGTNNEEGSGLGLLLCKDFVMKNGGKLWFTSKEKEGSTFCFSIPLKKG; encoded by the coding sequence ATGAATATGGAAATTAATCCTTCTGAGTACAAGATTCTAATCGTTGACGATGTGATGTCAAACGTGTTATTGTTGAGGGTGCTCTTGACAAACGAGAAATTTACAATTGCTACGGCCAATAACGGACGACAAGCATTGGAACAGGTAAAAAAAGAAAACCCGGACTTGATATTACTGGACGTGATGATGCCGGACTTGAGCGGCTTTGAAGTAGCCCAGCAGTTGAAAGCAAATCCCGATACGGCTGAAATCCCAATAATCTTTCTGACCGCATTGAATGGTACGGCAGATATTGTGAAAGGATTTCAGGTGGGAGGAAGTGATTTTATTTCTAAACCTTTCAATAAGGAGGAACTGATTATTCGTGTCACACATCAAATATCATTGGTGGCAGCAAAACGACTTATCCTGAGCAAGACTGAAGAATTACAACGTACTATTGCCGGACGAGATAAGCTGTATTCGGTCATTGCTCATGATTTGAGGTCTCCGATGGGCTCCATCAAAATGGTGCTGAACATGTTGATACTGAATTTGCCGGCAGAGAAGATTGGCGACGAAATGTACGAATTATTGATTATGGCCAATCAAACCACAGAAGATGTATTCTCACTGTTGGATAATCTGTTGAAGTGGACTAAGAGTCAGATAGGCAAGTTAAATGTGGTTTATCAAGATGTGAATCTTGTGGAAGTGACAGATAGCGTGATTGACATCTTCAATATGGTGGCTAAACTGAAGAAGATAACAATCAAAGAAACAAAACCGGACAAGATAATGGTGAATGCCGACATTGATATGCTGAAGACAGTGGTTCGCAATTTATTAAGTAATGCCATCAAATTTAGCAAAGAGAATTCAGAAGTCTTGGTGAAAGTCAAGGAGGAGGGGGATATGGCAGTTATCTCTGTTCAAGACTATGGCTGTGGAATCAGTGAAGAAGGACAGAAGAAATTGTTGCATACCGATACTCATTTCAGTACATTTGGCACGAACAATGAAGAGGGGTCCGGCTTAGGACTTTTGCTATGCAAGGATTTTGTTATGAAGAATGGTGGAAAACTCTGGTTCACTTCTAAAGAAAAAGAAGGCTCAACATTTTGCTTCTCCATTCCGCTGAAGAAAGGCTGA
- the recA gene encoding recombinase RecA, translating into MAKKDELFFETENGAETPAGKLKALQAAIDKIEKSFGKGSIMKMGSENIEPIEVIPTGSIGLNVALGVGGYPRGRIIEIYGPESSGKTTLAIHAIAEAQKMGGIAAFIDAEHAFDRFYAAKLGVDVDNLLISQPDNGEQALDIADQLIHSSAIDIIVIDSVAALTPKAEIEGDMGENKVGLQARLMSQALRKLTSAVSKTRTTCIFINQLREKIGVMFGNPETTTGGNALKFYASVRLDIRPGQAIKNGEEILGKQTKVKVVKNKVAPPFRRAEFDIMFGEGISRAGEIIDLGVEMEIIKKSGSWFSYNNTKIAQGRDAAKQVILDNPELAEELEGLIFAELKKEK; encoded by the coding sequence ATGGCAAAAAAAGACGAATTGTTTTTTGAAACAGAAAATGGCGCTGAAACACCTGCCGGTAAGTTGAAAGCTTTGCAGGCAGCCATAGACAAAATAGAAAAGAGCTTTGGCAAAGGCTCCATCATGAAGATGGGCAGTGAAAATATTGAGCCAATAGAAGTAATTCCTACCGGCTCCATCGGACTGAACGTGGCACTTGGCGTAGGCGGTTATCCACGCGGACGCATCATCGAGATATACGGTCCGGAGTCATCAGGTAAAACCACTTTGGCCATTCATGCCATCGCTGAAGCGCAGAAAATGGGAGGCATAGCCGCTTTCATTGACGCCGAACATGCATTCGACCGCTTCTATGCCGCCAAATTAGGCGTGGACGTAGATAATCTGCTCATTTCACAGCCCGACAATGGCGAGCAGGCTCTGGACATTGCCGACCAGCTCATCCACTCCTCTGCCATTGACATCATTGTGATAGACTCTGTTGCTGCACTAACCCCTAAAGCTGAAATAGAAGGCGATATGGGTGAAAACAAGGTAGGCCTCCAAGCACGTCTCATGTCGCAGGCCCTACGTAAACTTACGTCGGCTGTCAGCAAAACGCGTACAACTTGCATCTTCATCAACCAGCTACGTGAAAAGATAGGTGTAATGTTCGGTAACCCCGAAACTACGACCGGTGGTAACGCCTTGAAGTTCTACGCTTCCGTGCGTCTCGATATCCGCCCGGGGCAGGCCATCAAGAATGGTGAGGAGATTCTGGGCAAGCAAACCAAGGTCAAGGTGGTGAAGAATAAAGTTGCCCCCCCCTTCCGTCGCGCAGAGTTCGACATCATGTTCGGTGAAGGAATTTCACGTGCCGGCGAAATTATAGACTTGGGTGTAGAGATGGAGATTATCAAGAAAAGCGGTTCCTGGTTCAGCTACAATAATACCAAAATTGCTCAAGGTCGTGATGCTGCGAAACAAGTCATTCTCGACAATCCCGAATTAGCCGAAGAGTTAGAAGGACTTATCTTTGCAGAACTCAAAAAGGAAAAATAA
- the bcp gene encoding thioredoxin-dependent thiol peroxidase, with product MNVGDKAPDILGINEKGEEIRLSNYKGKKIVLYFYPKDMTSGCTAQACNLRDNYTDLHKAGYEVIGVSVDSQISHQKFIEKNNLPFSLIADTDKKLVEQFGVWGEKSMYGRKYMGTFRTTFIINEEGVVERIITTKEVKTKDHSAQIL from the coding sequence ATGAACGTAGGAGACAAAGCCCCCGACATACTGGGTATCAATGAGAAAGGCGAAGAAATACGCCTGAGCAATTACAAAGGAAAAAAAATTGTACTTTATTTCTATCCCAAAGACATGACGTCAGGGTGTACCGCACAGGCCTGCAACCTGCGTGACAATTATACAGACTTACATAAAGCCGGTTACGAGGTCATCGGCGTCAGTGTAGATAGTCAAATATCGCATCAAAAATTTATCGAAAAGAACAATCTCCCCTTTAGTCTGATCGCAGACACTGACAAGAAATTGGTGGAGCAATTCGGCGTATGGGGAGAGAAGAGCATGTACGGTCGCAAATACATGGGAACTTTCCGCACTACCTTTATCATTAACGAAGAAGGCGTTGTAGAACGTATCATCACCACCAAAGAGGTGAAGACCAAGGATCATTCCGCCCAAATTCTTTAA
- a CDS encoding saccharopine dehydrogenase family protein: MGKVLIIGAGGVGTVVAHKVAQNPDVFTEVMIASRTKSKCDTVVKAIGTPAIQTAQVDADCVDELVALFNRFKPEIVINVALPYQDLTIMEACLKSGVNYLDTANYEPKDVAHFEYSWQWAYKKRFEEAGLTAILGCGFDPGVSGIYTAYAAKHHFDRIEYLDIVDCNAGNHHKAFATNFNPEINIREITQNGRYYENGQWVTTRPLEIHKDLTYPNIGPRDSYLLYHEELESLVKNFSTIKRARFWMTFGQEYLTHLRVIQNIGMARIDEVEYNGTKIVPLQFLKAVLPNPQDLGENYEGETSIGCRIRGLKDGKEHTYYVYNNCSHQEAYKETGMQGVSYTTGVPAMIGAMMFLKGLWKRPGVWNVEEFDPDPFMEQLNKQGLPWHEIFDGDLEV, encoded by the coding sequence ATGGGTAAAGTTCTTATTATCGGTGCGGGCGGTGTAGGTACCGTTGTTGCACACAAAGTGGCTCAAAATCCTGATGTTTTTACAGAAGTCATGATAGCCAGCCGAACCAAGTCCAAATGTGACACCGTTGTCAAAGCCATCGGAACCCCTGCCATCCAGACCGCTCAAGTAGATGCAGACTGTGTGGATGAACTTGTAGCGCTTTTCAATCGTTTCAAACCCGAAATTGTCATAAACGTGGCTCTCCCCTACCAGGATCTTACCATCATGGAAGCATGCCTGAAGAGTGGCGTCAACTATCTGGACACGGCCAATTACGAGCCGAAAGATGTGGCCCACTTTGAATATAGCTGGCAATGGGCCTATAAGAAACGTTTCGAAGAAGCCGGGCTTACCGCTATTCTCGGTTGTGGTTTCGACCCGGGCGTGAGCGGCATTTATACGGCTTACGCAGCCAAGCATCACTTCGACCGGATCGAGTATCTGGATATCGTGGATTGCAATGCAGGCAACCATCACAAAGCATTTGCCACCAACTTCAATCCGGAAATCAACATCCGCGAAATCACTCAAAACGGACGTTATTATGAAAACGGCCAATGGGTGACTACCCGTCCGCTTGAAATTCATAAAGACCTCACTTATCCCAATATAGGTCCGCGCGACTCTTATCTGCTTTATCACGAAGAGCTGGAGTCGCTGGTCAAGAATTTCTCCACCATCAAGCGTGCGCGCTTCTGGATGACATTCGGCCAGGAGTATCTGACGCACCTGCGTGTAATTCAGAACATCGGCATGGCACGTATCGACGAGGTGGAATACAACGGCACCAAGATTGTTCCGTTGCAGTTCCTCAAAGCCGTACTTCCCAATCCGCAGGACTTGGGCGAGAACTATGAAGGCGAGACCTCCATCGGTTGCCGCATCCGCGGACTGAAAGACGGTAAGGAGCACACCTATTATGTATACAACAACTGCAGCCATCAGGAAGCCTATAAAGAGACCGGCATGCAGGGTGTAAGCTATACCACCGGCGTACCTGCCATGATTGGCGCAATGATGTTCCTCAAAGGCCTTTGGAAAAGACCGGGAGTATGGAACGTGGAAGAGTTCGACCCGGATCCTTTCATGGAACAACTCAACAAGCAGGGATTGCCCTGGCATGAGATTTTCGACGGAGATTTGGAAGTTTAA
- a CDS encoding YitT family protein, with translation MKRIASISPRQNTMRELKDYLMITLGMIMYDIGWTVFLLPNDITTGGVPGIASIIYFATGLPVQYSYFSINFILLLLAIYIMGWKFSIKTIFAVFTLTFFLTIIQKLAEGTNLLHNQPFMACVIGASFCGGGVGIAFSYNGSTGGTDIIAAIINKYRDITLGKVILICDLIIISSSYFVLRDWEKVVYGYVTLYICSFVVDQVVNSARQSVQFFIISDKYEEIAKNISIHPHRGATVINASGFYTGREVKMLFILAKKRESPVIFRLIKDIDPNAFVSQSAVIGVYGKGFDTIKVK, from the coding sequence ATGAAAAGAATTGCAAGCATCTCCCCCCGACAGAACACCATGCGTGAGCTGAAGGATTATCTGATGATTACCTTGGGCATGATTATGTACGACATAGGATGGACAGTATTCTTGCTTCCCAATGACATTACCACAGGTGGCGTACCCGGCATTGCATCCATCATCTATTTTGCAACCGGATTACCTGTACAGTACAGCTATTTCAGCATCAACTTCATCTTACTTCTACTCGCCATCTACATCATGGGATGGAAGTTCAGCATCAAAACCATATTCGCCGTCTTCACACTGACTTTCTTCCTCACCATCATTCAGAAACTGGCAGAAGGCACCAACCTCCTCCACAACCAACCTTTCATGGCATGTGTCATTGGAGCATCCTTCTGCGGAGGAGGCGTGGGCATCGCTTTCTCCTACAATGGCAGCACAGGCGGCACGGATATCATCGCCGCCATCATTAACAAATATCGGGACATAACTTTGGGAAAGGTTATATTGATATGCGACCTCATCATCATCTCTTCCAGTTACTTTGTGTTGCGTGACTGGGAAAAGGTCGTATATGGATATGTAACCTTGTACATATGCAGCTTTGTAGTGGATCAGGTGGTGAACAGCGCCCGCCAATCGGTGCAGTTCTTCATCATCAGCGACAAATATGAAGAGATAGCCAAAAACATCAGCATACATCCACACCGGGGAGCAACAGTCATCAATGCTTCAGGCTTCTATACCGGACGCGAAGTGAAAATGCTCTTCATTCTTGCCAAGAAACGGGAATCCCCCGTTATTTTCCGGTTGATAAAAGACATAGATCCCAATGCATTCGTCTCACAGAGTGCAGTCATCGGGGTATATGGAAAAGGGTTCGACACGATCAAGGTAAAATGA
- a CDS encoding DUF3256 family protein: MPDSLCPSLSAVNRADFIDFLESKMKAEVTNRFGGKSEMTALSPDYIKVRMSSQSFWEMKLLPMNDSTKVICVVSTACAPACDSRVKFYAADWQELPSSSFLSQWPAMNDFLTMNPDTSDVYRQAALRQADMLLVKAELAAEEPALTFTLATTDYMDKEAAEKLTAFIRRSIVYRWEKGHFILP; the protein is encoded by the coding sequence ATGCCTGATTCATTATGCCCGTCGCTTTCTGCTGTGAATCGTGCTGATTTTATAGACTTTCTGGAGAGCAAGATGAAAGCTGAGGTAACCAATCGCTTCGGAGGTAAATCGGAAATGACTGCACTTTCTCCTGATTATATAAAAGTAAGGATGTCCTCGCAAAGTTTTTGGGAAATGAAACTTTTGCCGATGAACGATAGTACAAAGGTTATTTGTGTGGTCTCTACGGCCTGCGCTCCGGCTTGCGACAGTCGTGTAAAGTTCTATGCTGCCGATTGGCAAGAACTGCCGTCTTCATCTTTCCTGTCCCAATGGCCCGCTATGAACGATTTTCTGACTATGAATCCTGATACGTCCGATGTATACCGGCAGGCAGCCTTACGTCAAGCTGATATGCTGTTGGTGAAAGCCGAACTTGCCGCTGAGGAACCTGCACTGACGTTTACGCTTGCCACAACAGATTATATGGATAAAGAAGCGGCAGAAAAACTGACCGCATTTATTCGCCGCTCCATTGTTTATCGCTGGGAAAAAGGACATTTCATTTTACCTTGA
- a CDS encoding DMT family transporter, with product MWLLLAFLSAALLGFYDAFKKQSLRDNAVLPVLFLNTLFSSFVFLPFILISAFAPSALRGSMFDVPVAGWEAHKFIVIKSFIVLSSWVFGYFGMKHLPLTIVGPINATRPVMVLVGAMLVFGERLNLYQWIGVMLAVLSFFMLSRSGKKEGIDFRHNKWILFIVLAAVTGAVSGLYDKYLMKHLNPMLVQSWYNVYQVFIMCPVILLLWYPRRKESTPFRWEWTIIGISLFLCAADFVYFYALSYDDSMISIVSMVRRGSVVVSFLFGALFFREKNLKSKAVDLVLVLIGMFFLYLGSK from the coding sequence ATGTGGTTATTGCTTGCCTTTCTCTCGGCGGCTTTGCTGGGATTTTATGATGCCTTCAAGAAGCAGTCGCTTCGCGACAATGCCGTGTTGCCGGTACTGTTTCTGAATACGCTTTTCTCAAGTTTTGTCTTTCTTCCTTTCATCTTGATTTCGGCCTTTGCTCCTTCTGCCTTGCGAGGCAGCATGTTCGATGTTCCCGTGGCGGGATGGGAGGCGCATAAGTTCATTGTGATAAAATCGTTCATTGTGCTTTCGTCGTGGGTGTTCGGCTATTTCGGAATGAAGCATCTGCCGCTGACCATCGTGGGGCCTATAAATGCCACCCGCCCGGTGATGGTGCTTGTGGGAGCCATGCTGGTGTTTGGCGAGCGGCTGAATCTTTATCAATGGATCGGGGTGATGCTTGCGGTGCTTTCCTTCTTCATGCTGAGCCGTTCGGGCAAGAAAGAAGGCATCGACTTCAGGCACAACAAGTGGATTCTCTTTATCGTGCTTGCCGCTGTGACGGGTGCCGTCAGCGGATTGTACGACAAATACCTGATGAAGCACCTCAACCCGATGTTGGTTCAGTCTTGGTACAATGTCTATCAGGTCTTTATCATGTGTCCCGTCATCCTGCTGTTGTGGTATCCCCGGCGCAAAGAGAGCACTCCGTTCCGTTGGGAGTGGACAATCATTGGCATCTCTCTTTTTCTTTGTGCGGCCGATTTTGTTTATTTCTATGCCTTGAGTTACGATGACTCCATGATTTCCATTGTTTCCATGGTTCGCCGCGGAAGTGTAGTCGTCTCTTTCCTTTTCGGCGCGCTTTTCTTCCGTGAAAAGAATTTAAAAAGCAAGGCTGTAGACCTTGTTTTGGTGTTGATTGGAATGTTCTTCCTATATTTGGGCAGTAAATGA
- the truA gene encoding tRNA pseudouridine(38-40) synthase TruA, translated as MRRYFIYLAYDGTAYHGWQIQPNGVSVQACLTKALSTLLRREVEVVGAGRTDAGVHASLMVAHFDSDTLLDTLVIADKLNRLLPPDISVCRLRAVKPDAHARFDATARTYRYYVTTAKTPFNRQYRCRLFQTPDFERMNEAARTLFDYTDFTSFSKLHTDVKTNNCRIMHAGWTRQDEVTWMFTIKADRFLRNMVRAIVGTLLEVGRGKLSVEGFRQVIEQRDRCRAGASAPGNALFLVDVAYPEEIFLSD; from the coding sequence GTGCGACGATATTTCATATATCTGGCTTATGATGGAACGGCCTATCACGGTTGGCAAATTCAGCCTAACGGAGTTAGTGTGCAGGCGTGCCTGACGAAAGCGCTTTCCACCTTGTTGCGCCGTGAAGTGGAGGTGGTGGGTGCGGGACGCACTGATGCCGGGGTACATGCTTCTCTTATGGTGGCTCACTTTGACAGCGATACGCTTTTGGACACCCTTGTAATAGCTGACAAACTGAATCGGCTTCTTCCTCCCGATATCTCTGTCTGCCGTCTGCGTGCCGTAAAGCCGGATGCACATGCCCGTTTTGACGCGACGGCACGCACATACCGCTATTATGTCACTACGGCCAAGACACCTTTCAATCGCCAATATCGTTGCCGCCTGTTTCAAACTCCCGATTTTGAACGGATGAATGAAGCGGCCCGGACTTTGTTTGACTATACCGATTTTACCAGCTTCAGTAAGCTGCATACCGATGTAAAGACCAACAACTGCCGTATCATGCATGCCGGGTGGACGCGGCAAGATGAAGTGACGTGGATGTTTACCATTAAAGCCGATCGTTTCTTGCGTAACATGGTGCGTGCCATTGTGGGGACGCTGCTTGAAGTGGGGCGGGGCAAACTCTCCGTCGAGGGTTTCAGGCAAGTCATCGAGCAGCGCGACCGTTGCCGGGCCGGCGCTTCTGCTCCCGGCAATGCGCTGTTTCTGGTGGATGTAGCCTATCCGGAGGAAATTTTTCTTAGTGATTAG
- a CDS encoding DUF5715 family protein: MKTLHKKHFIPVLLLAALAATCTLAGCKKKDMSLKLNQPRNIRGVISYKRSFGDLNEKHLNVAQALGIPPVSSRGEAEKMKEKLRLITTNDLYAVDSLTHSLPYLVPAAASLLDTIGSNFLDSLAAKGLNPNKVVVTSVLRTKEDVKRLRRRNVNASENSAHFYGTTFDVSWKRFQKVEDKDGRPLQDVSSDTLKLVLSEVLRDLKKAEKCYVKYELKQGCFHITARK, encoded by the coding sequence ATGAAGACACTGCATAAAAAACATTTTATACCGGTTTTGCTACTTGCCGCACTGGCTGCCACATGCACCCTTGCCGGCTGCAAAAAGAAAGACATGTCGCTCAAGCTGAACCAGCCTCGCAACATCCGGGGCGTCATCAGCTACAAACGTTCTTTCGGCGATTTGAACGAGAAGCATCTCAATGTGGCCCAAGCACTCGGCATACCGCCGGTCTCTTCGCGCGGAGAAGCAGAAAAGATGAAAGAGAAGCTGCGGCTCATCACGACGAATGACCTGTATGCCGTGGATTCGCTGACGCACTCCCTTCCTTATCTCGTCCCGGCAGCGGCAAGCCTGCTGGACACTATCGGCAGCAACTTCCTCGACTCTCTGGCCGCCAAAGGGTTAAACCCCAATAAGGTGGTAGTGACATCCGTGCTTCGCACCAAAGAGGACGTCAAACGCTTGCGCCGCCGCAATGTCAATGCCTCCGAAAACTCCGCCCACTTCTATGGCACCACGTTCGATGTCAGTTGGAAGCGTTTCCAAAAAGTGGAAGATAAAGACGGACGTCCCTTGCAAGACGTCAGCTCGGACACATTGAAGCTGGTACTGTCCGAAGTGCTAAGGGACCTGAAAAAGGCGGAGAAGTGTTATGTCAAATATGAGTTAAAGCAAGGGTGTTTTCACATCACGGCCCGAAAATAA